From a region of the Triticum aestivum cultivar Chinese Spring chromosome 7D, IWGSC CS RefSeq v2.1, whole genome shotgun sequence genome:
- the LOC123169448 gene encoding nuclear transcription factor Y subunit B-8-like, with the protein MENADVPNGATAPAPTQATPVVREQDRLMPIANVIRIMRRALPAHAKISDDAKEAIQECVSEFISFVTGEANERCHMEHRKTVNAEDIVWALNRLGFDDYVVPLSVFLHRMRDPEAATGGAAAGDRRAVTSAPPRAAPPVLHAMPLHAQMQRPMYAPPALVQVQNQMQRPIYAPPAPMQVQNQVQWPMYAPPPPVQVQMQRGVYAPQAPVQGYAVGITPVRANVDGQCQVFGGERAVAQQYYGYGYGEGSSNGGACADEESSSNSVPVPGKGTGEPEPEPAAEESQGKPIQSG; encoded by the coding sequence ATGGAGAACGCCGACGTCCCCAACGGAGCAACGGCGCCGGCGCCTACCCAGGCGACCCCGGTGGTGAGGGAGCAGGACCGGCTGATGCCCATCGCGAACGTGATCCGCATCATGCGTCGCGCGCTCCCTGCCCACGCCAAGATCTCCGACGACGCCAAGGAGGCGATCCAGGAGTGCGTGTCGGAGTTCATCAGTTTCGTCACCGGCGAGGCCAACGAGCGGTGCCACATGGAGCACCGCAAGACCGTCAACGCCGAAGACATCGTGTGGGCCCTAAACCGCCtcggttttgacgactacgtcgtgcCCCTCAGCGTCTTCCTGCACCGCATGCGCGACCCCGAGGCGGCAACAGGTGGTGCCGCTGCAGGCGACAGGCGCGCTGTGACAAGTGCACCTCCCCGCGCGGCCCCGCCCGTGCTCCACGCCATGCCGCTGCATGCTCAGATGCAGCGTCCGATGTACGCGCCTCCGGCTCTAGTGCAGGTTCAGAATCAGATGCAGCGGCCAATTTACGCGCCCCCAGCTCCGATGCAGGTTCAGAATCAGGTGCAGTGGCCCATGTACGCTCCCCCGCCTCCGGTGCAAGTTCAGATGCAGCGGGGCGTCTACGCGCCCCAGGCTCCGGTGCAGGGGTACGCCGTCGGGATAACGCCcgtgcgggcgaacgtcgacgggCAGTGCCAGGTGTTCGGCGGAGAACGTGCCGTGGCCCAGCAATACTACGGGTACGGATACGGGGAAGGTAGCAGCAACGGAGGAGCCTGTGCCGACGAGGAGAGCTCGTCCAACAGCGTGCCGGTGCCGGGGAAGGGCACCGGAGAGCCGGAGCCAGAGCCAGCAGCAGAAGAATCGCAGGGCAAGCCCATCCAATCTGGGTAA